From Puntigrus tetrazona isolate hp1 chromosome 8, ASM1883169v1, whole genome shotgun sequence, the proteins below share one genomic window:
- the adam9 gene encoding disintegrin and metalloproteinase domain-containing protein 9 isoform X1 gives MVNALCCVAFVWLVLLDCGGGSVSQQTSRLSSYEVTVPRRISRQRRNQDSADKVSYIIQAQGKEHVVILERNELLLPEDFTVYSYAKDGSLVTERPNMMGHCHYSGYIEDVEGSSAALSLCSGLRGVIHTEDTSFGIEPLEGSSSDEHLVYRLEDVKTEPLSCGTPHFPDRDDGASPRQPTDSHVHNVTFGQSSSHLIRKKRAVLHQTHYVELLMVVDNERFNYKKRNQTAVREEVVQIANYVDSMYMALNIRIVLVGLEIWSVQNFINTDGSAGEVLGRFTQWREKELVHRRRHDSAQLIINKGFGGTAGMAFVGTVCSRSHGGGINSFTNNNVMSFASIVAHELGHNLGMNHDDGRNCKCDVTHCIMNSGATGSRNFSSCSADDFEKMILNSGGRCLLNIPRPDEAYSAPFCGNKLVDMGEECDCGSEEECEKDPCCEPKTCKLRSGAQCAYGVCCKNCRFLPGGTVCRSSTDECDLPEYCNGSSALCQNDVFKQDGHPCKQDQAYCYNGQCQHYNTQCQAIFGTKAKAAPELCFKDVNSKGDRFGNCGYHSSGFKKCESRNAMCGKLQCENVQSSVIFGIKPSIIQTPIAGTTCWGVDFLLGSDVPDPGMVNEGTKCGDNKVCLNFECKNADVLNYDCDVEKKCHGHGVCNSNKNCHCEYGWAPPFCEASGYGGSVDSGPTWNDKDTSTRDGLLVFFFLILPLLALGLFVFFKRNELKRRFFRKKRSQGYEADSRPQTTVSQRGNPSSIVKDGHQAQLLPPAEVVQTNKSASVPSYSTRPPPPPFARPPAPNQHLMPQRPAPAPPV, from the exons ATGGTGAACGCGCTCTGTTGCGTGGCTTTCGTGTGGCTGGTGCTCCTCGACTGCGGCGGAG GCTCTGTAAGCCAGCAGACGTCTCGGCTCTCGTCGTATGAAGTGACGGTCCCCAGACGCATCAGTAGACAGAGGAGAAACCAGGACAGTGCAGATaag gtgtcataCATAATCCAAGCTCAAGGAAAAGAACATGTCGTCATCCTGGAGAGAAATGA ATTGCTTCTTCCAGAGGATTTCACTGTGTACTCTTATGCCAAAGATGGCTCGCTGGTCACCGAGAGACCAAACATGATG ggtCATTGTCATTACAGTGGTTACATAGAGGATGTGGAGGGCTCTTCTGCAGCACTCAGCCTTTGCTCTGGGTTAAG GGGTGTCATCCACACAGAGGACACCAGTTTTGGTATCGAACCATTGGAAGGTTCCTCCAGTGATGAGCACCTGGTGTATCGTTTGGAGGACGTCAAGACAGAACCTCTCAGCTGTGGAACGCCTCACTTTCCCGACCGTGATGATGGAGCTTCGCCAAGGCAACCTACAGACAGCCATGTCCATAACGTCACATTTGGTCAGTCTAGCAGCCATCTAATCAGG aaaaagagagcagTGCTGCACCAGACGCACTATGTGGAGCTGCTGATGGTGGTGGATAATGAGAGG TTTAACTACAAAAAAAGGAATCAAACAGCGGTGCGCGAGGAGGTGGTTCAGATCGCTAACTATGTTGATAGT ATGTACATGGCTCTTAATATTCGCATCGTGTTGGTGGGGCTGGAGATCTGGTCTGTGCAGAACTTCATCAATACTGATGGCAGCGCTGGAGAGGTGCTGGGCCGCTTCACTCagtggagagagaaagagctggTTCACCGCCGTCGCCATGACAGCGCACAGCTCATCAT aaataaaggaTTTGGTGGAACAGCAGGCATGGCTTTTGTTGGCACTGTTTGTTCCAGAAGTCATGGTGGTGGAATTAATTCG TTTACCAATAATAATGTGATGTCATTCGCCTCCATCGTGGCTCATGAGCTGGGTCACAATCTTGGGATGAACCATGATGATGGCCGAAACTGTAAATGCGATGTCACACACTGCATTATGAACTCAGGGGCAAC tgGTTCTCGTAACTTCAGCAGCTGTAGTGCGGACGACTTTGAGAAGATGATCTTGAACTCAGGTGGCCGCTGTCTGTTGAACATACCGCGGCCGGACGAGGCGTACAGCGCCCCCTTCTGTGGGAACAAGCTGGTGGACATGGGCGAAGAGTGTGACTGCGGGTCAGAGGAA GAGTGTGAGAAGGATCCGTGCTGTGAGCCGAAGACGTGTAAGCTGAGGTCAGGTGCTCAGTGTGCGTACGGGGTCTGCTGCAAGAACTGCAGG TTTTTGCCGGGTGGTACAGTGTGCAGAAGCAGCACGGATGAGTGTGATTTGCCGGAGTACTGTAACGGCTCATCTGCCCTGTGTCAGAACGACGTCTTCAAACAGGACGGCCATCCCTGCAAACAAGACCAGGCTTACTGTTACAACGGCCAGTGCCAGCACTACAACACCCAGTGTCAGGCCATATTCGGCACGA AGGCTAAAGCCGCACCTGAGCTGTGTTTTAAGGATGTCAACTCTAAAGGCGATCGCTTTGGAAACTGCGGCTACCATTCCAGCGGATTCAAGAAGTGTGAGAGCAG GAACGCCATGTGCGGGAAGCTGCAGTGCGAGAACGTTCAGTCCTCGGTCATCTTTGGCATCAAGCCATCAATCATCCAGACCCCCATCGCTGGCACTACCTGCTGGGGTGTGGACTTCCTCCTGGGCTCCGACGTGCCTGATCCCGGCATGGTCAATGAGGGCACCAAGTGTGGAGACAATAAG GTTTGTCTGAATTTTGAGTGCAAAAATGCAGACGTGCTGAATTATGACTGTGATGTTGAAAAGAAATGCCACGGCCATGGG GTGTGtaatagcaataaaaactgCCACTGTGAATACGGCTGGGCTCCTCCGTTCTGTGAGGCCTCTGGATACGGAGGAAGCGTCGACAGCGGCCCCACCTGGAATG ATAAAGACACTTCCACAAGGGATGGTCTGCTTGTGTTCTTTTTCCTGATTCTTCCTCTCTTGGCGTtgggtttgtttgtgttcttcaAGAGGAACGAGCTGAAGCGACGCTTCTTCAGAAAGAAACGATCTCAGGGCTATGA AGCTGACAGCAGACCGCAGACTACTGTGTCTCAGCGGGGAAACCCCAGCAGTATAGTGAAGGACGGG CACCAGGCTCAGTTATTGCCACCAGCAGAG GTGGTTCAGACTAATAAATCAGCCTCTGTGCCATCTTACTCCACGAGACCACCTCCACCTCCGTTTGCACG ACCACCTGCTCCAAACCAACATCTAATGCCTCAAAGACCAGCGCCTGCGCCCCCAGTATAA
- the adam9 gene encoding disintegrin and metalloproteinase domain-containing protein 9 isoform X2 yields the protein MVNALCCVAFVWLVLLDCGGGSVSQQTSRLSSYEVTVPRRISRQRRNQDSADKVSYIIQAQGKEHVVILERNELLLPEDFTVYSYAKDGSLVTERPNMMGHCHYSGYIEDVEGSSAALSLCSGLRGVIHTEDTSFGIEPLEGSSSDEHLVYRLEDVKTEPLSCGTPHFPDRDDGASPRQPTDSHVHNVTFGQSSSHLIRKKRAVLHQTHYVELLMVVDNERFNYKKRNQTAVREEVVQIANYVDSMYMALNIRIVLVGLEIWSVQNFINTDGSAGEVLGRFTQWREKELVHRRRHDSAQLIINKGFGGTAGMAFVGTVCSRSHGGGINSFTNNNVMSFASIVAHELGHNLGMNHDDGRNCKCDVTHCIMNSGATGSRNFSSCSADDFEKMILNSGGRCLLNIPRPDEAYSAPFCGNKLVDMGEECDCGSEEECEKDPCCEPKTCKLRSGAQCAYGVCCKNCRFLPGGTVCRSSTDECDLPEYCNGSSALCQNDVFKQDGHPCKQDQAYCYNGQCQHYNTQCQAIFGTKAKAAPELCFKDVNSKGDRFGNCGYHSSGFKKCESRNAMCGKLQCENVQSSVIFGIKPSIIQTPIAGTTCWGVDFLLGSDVPDPGMVNEGTKCGDNKVCLNFECKNADVLNYDCDVEKKCHGHGVCNSNKNCHCEYGWAPPFCEASGYGGSVDSGPTWNDKDTSTRDGLLVFFFLILPLLALGLFVFFKRNELKRRFFRKKRSQGYEADSRPQTTVSQRGNPSSIVKDGVVQTNKSASVPSYSTRPPPPPFARPPAPNQHLMPQRPAPAPPV from the exons ATGGTGAACGCGCTCTGTTGCGTGGCTTTCGTGTGGCTGGTGCTCCTCGACTGCGGCGGAG GCTCTGTAAGCCAGCAGACGTCTCGGCTCTCGTCGTATGAAGTGACGGTCCCCAGACGCATCAGTAGACAGAGGAGAAACCAGGACAGTGCAGATaag gtgtcataCATAATCCAAGCTCAAGGAAAAGAACATGTCGTCATCCTGGAGAGAAATGA ATTGCTTCTTCCAGAGGATTTCACTGTGTACTCTTATGCCAAAGATGGCTCGCTGGTCACCGAGAGACCAAACATGATG ggtCATTGTCATTACAGTGGTTACATAGAGGATGTGGAGGGCTCTTCTGCAGCACTCAGCCTTTGCTCTGGGTTAAG GGGTGTCATCCACACAGAGGACACCAGTTTTGGTATCGAACCATTGGAAGGTTCCTCCAGTGATGAGCACCTGGTGTATCGTTTGGAGGACGTCAAGACAGAACCTCTCAGCTGTGGAACGCCTCACTTTCCCGACCGTGATGATGGAGCTTCGCCAAGGCAACCTACAGACAGCCATGTCCATAACGTCACATTTGGTCAGTCTAGCAGCCATCTAATCAGG aaaaagagagcagTGCTGCACCAGACGCACTATGTGGAGCTGCTGATGGTGGTGGATAATGAGAGG TTTAACTACAAAAAAAGGAATCAAACAGCGGTGCGCGAGGAGGTGGTTCAGATCGCTAACTATGTTGATAGT ATGTACATGGCTCTTAATATTCGCATCGTGTTGGTGGGGCTGGAGATCTGGTCTGTGCAGAACTTCATCAATACTGATGGCAGCGCTGGAGAGGTGCTGGGCCGCTTCACTCagtggagagagaaagagctggTTCACCGCCGTCGCCATGACAGCGCACAGCTCATCAT aaataaaggaTTTGGTGGAACAGCAGGCATGGCTTTTGTTGGCACTGTTTGTTCCAGAAGTCATGGTGGTGGAATTAATTCG TTTACCAATAATAATGTGATGTCATTCGCCTCCATCGTGGCTCATGAGCTGGGTCACAATCTTGGGATGAACCATGATGATGGCCGAAACTGTAAATGCGATGTCACACACTGCATTATGAACTCAGGGGCAAC tgGTTCTCGTAACTTCAGCAGCTGTAGTGCGGACGACTTTGAGAAGATGATCTTGAACTCAGGTGGCCGCTGTCTGTTGAACATACCGCGGCCGGACGAGGCGTACAGCGCCCCCTTCTGTGGGAACAAGCTGGTGGACATGGGCGAAGAGTGTGACTGCGGGTCAGAGGAA GAGTGTGAGAAGGATCCGTGCTGTGAGCCGAAGACGTGTAAGCTGAGGTCAGGTGCTCAGTGTGCGTACGGGGTCTGCTGCAAGAACTGCAGG TTTTTGCCGGGTGGTACAGTGTGCAGAAGCAGCACGGATGAGTGTGATTTGCCGGAGTACTGTAACGGCTCATCTGCCCTGTGTCAGAACGACGTCTTCAAACAGGACGGCCATCCCTGCAAACAAGACCAGGCTTACTGTTACAACGGCCAGTGCCAGCACTACAACACCCAGTGTCAGGCCATATTCGGCACGA AGGCTAAAGCCGCACCTGAGCTGTGTTTTAAGGATGTCAACTCTAAAGGCGATCGCTTTGGAAACTGCGGCTACCATTCCAGCGGATTCAAGAAGTGTGAGAGCAG GAACGCCATGTGCGGGAAGCTGCAGTGCGAGAACGTTCAGTCCTCGGTCATCTTTGGCATCAAGCCATCAATCATCCAGACCCCCATCGCTGGCACTACCTGCTGGGGTGTGGACTTCCTCCTGGGCTCCGACGTGCCTGATCCCGGCATGGTCAATGAGGGCACCAAGTGTGGAGACAATAAG GTTTGTCTGAATTTTGAGTGCAAAAATGCAGACGTGCTGAATTATGACTGTGATGTTGAAAAGAAATGCCACGGCCATGGG GTGTGtaatagcaataaaaactgCCACTGTGAATACGGCTGGGCTCCTCCGTTCTGTGAGGCCTCTGGATACGGAGGAAGCGTCGACAGCGGCCCCACCTGGAATG ATAAAGACACTTCCACAAGGGATGGTCTGCTTGTGTTCTTTTTCCTGATTCTTCCTCTCTTGGCGTtgggtttgtttgtgttcttcaAGAGGAACGAGCTGAAGCGACGCTTCTTCAGAAAGAAACGATCTCAGGGCTATGA AGCTGACAGCAGACCGCAGACTACTGTGTCTCAGCGGGGAAACCCCAGCAGTATAGTGAAGGACGGG GTGGTTCAGACTAATAAATCAGCCTCTGTGCCATCTTACTCCACGAGACCACCTCCACCTCCGTTTGCACG ACCACCTGCTCCAAACCAACATCTAATGCCTCAAAGACCAGCGCCTGCGCCCCCAGTATAA